A single genomic interval of Arachis duranensis cultivar V14167 chromosome 7, aradu.V14167.gnm2.J7QH, whole genome shotgun sequence harbors:
- the LOC107496406 gene encoding UPF0481 protein At3g47200-like: MANSNPRDAAIMKIKAKMEKAHPLFTDECCIYRVPHEIRKLNEDAYTPKVVSIGPFHHGNEKLLNMEGQKTMYFKEFIERTETKNLESFVSCVQELEPKVRGCYSDDIKLSEEEHVMEWARNGLSLTNVGRIAHFTDLTRKLLLLSSDLSISECSREAQVTHLYTATQLREAGVKFEVNKASNCLLDLQLSGHTLRIPFIRVEDSTEEVLRNLLAFEQCHCIYKSYLTDYILIIDFLIDTDKDVDLLIKNGIIENRLGDSIAVAKMFNGLAVNILTSGLNEKYSCILKGLNDFCEKPWNRKVATLKRDYCNTPWRTVASIAGIFLLILTVVQTVFSILQVVL, translated from the exons ATGGCAAATTCGAATCCTCGTGACGCTGCAATAATGAAGATTAAAGCAAAGATGGAGAAGGCACATCCTCTCTTTACAGATGAATGCTGCATCTATAGGGTGCCTCATGAGATTCGCAAGCTCAACGAAGATGCATACACTCCAAAGGTTGTTTCAATTGGTCCTTTTCACCATGGAAACGAAAAGTTGCTAAACATGGAGGGCCAGAAAACAATGTATTTCAAAGAATTCATTGAAAGAACCGAGACGAAGAACCTGGAAAGTTTTGTGAGTTGCGTGCAAGAACTGGAGCCAAAGGTTCGTGGTTGCTACTCAGATGACATCAAGCTTAGCGAGGAAGAACATGTTATG GAATGGGCTAGGAATGGGCTATCCTTAACCAATGTTGGTAGAATAGCTCATTTCACAGACCTAACAAGAAAGCTTCTGTTATTATCTTCTGACTTATCAATCTCTGAATGCTCAAGAGAAGCACAGGTAACACACCTCTATACTGCAACTCAGCTGAGGGAAGCAGGAGTGAAGTTTGAGGTAAACAAAGCTAGTAACTGCTTACTAGACTTGCAACTTTCTGGTCATACTCTTAGAATTCCATTCATCAGAGTGGAGGACTCTACCGAAGAAGTTTTGAGAAATTTGTTAGCTTTCGAGCAATGTCACTGTATCTACAAATCCTACCTCACTGACTACATCCTTATCATTGATTTTCTTATCGACACAGACAAAGATGTGGATTTGTTGATTAAGAATGGAATAATTGAAAATCGGTTAGGTGATAGCATTGCTGTGGCTAAAATGTTCAATGGTCTTGCAGTGAACATTTTGACTTCAGGTCTTAATGAGAAATATTCTTGTATTCTTAAAGGCTTGAATGATTTCTGTGAGAAGCCTTGGAACAGAAAAGTAGCAACTTTGAAGCGCGACTACTGCAACACTCCGTGGAGGACGGTAGCTTCCATTGCTGGTATTTTTCTGCTTATTCTCACTGTTGTTCAGACAGTATTCTCGATCCTCCAAGTTGTACTCTAG
- the LOC107496546 gene encoding UPF0481 protein At3g47200-like, translating into MTNNLESFVSCVQELEPTVRACYSDNIKLTEEEHVMVILVDCCFILEFLLKSYHGWRRRDLLLLENQVPFFVLEKLYNLALDSPPLLTLAFRYIVPYSIILPDSIISGDVLRLLSNDSGIAHFIDLSRKFLLTSSGFSGCLREAEFPHIYSATELSEAGVKFKVKKNSQCMLDLELSGHNFRVPSIRVTAFTEAILRNLIAFEQCHCMKESYLADYIVALDFLINTEKDVDLLIKKGIIENWLGDSNAVAEMFNGLGLRVINPDFNVQYIRIFKELNAFCGHPCNKKVATLRRDYCNTPWKTVASIAGIFLLVLTVIQTVFSILQVVH; encoded by the coding sequence ATGACAAACAACTTGGAAAGTTTTGTTAGTTGCGTGCAAGAGCTCGAACCAACGGTTCGTGCTTGTTACTCAGATAACATCAAGCTTACTGAGGAAGAACATGTTATGGTGATATTGGTGGATTGCTGCTTCATATTAGAATTTTTACTTAAGAGCTATCATGGGTGGAGACGACGTGATTTGTTGTTGCTTGAGAATCAAGTTCCTTTCTTTGTTCTTGAGAAGCTTTATAACCTAGCTCTTGATTCTCCTCCATTACTAACACTCGCTTTTCGTTATATTGTTCCTTATAGTATCATCCTTCCTGATAGTATCATTTCCGGCGATGTTCTTAGGCTATTATCCAACGATTCTGGAATAGCTCATTTCATAGATCTATCAAGAAAGTTTCTATTAACATCCTCTGGCTTCTCTGGATGCTTAAGAGAAGCAGAGTTCCCCCACATTTATAGTGCCACTGAGTTGAGTGAAGCAGGAGTGAAGTTTAAGGTAAAGAAAAATAGCCAATGCATGCTAGATTTGGAACTTTCAGGTCATAATTTTAGAGTGCCGTCTATTAGAGTGACAGCCTTTACTGAAGCTATTTTGAGAAATTTGATAGCTTTTGAGCAATGCCACTGTATGAAGGAATCTTACCTCGCTGACTATATTGTAGCCTTGGATTTCCTTATCAACACAGAAAAAGATGTAGATTTGTTGATTAAGAAAGGAATAATTGAGAATTGGTTAGGTGATAGCAATGCAGTGGCTGAAATGTTCAATGGTCTTGGACTGCGGGTTATAAATCCAGATTTTAACGTGCAATATATCCGTATTTTCAAAGAGTTGAATGCTTTCTGTGGCCACCCTTGCAACAAAAAAGTCGCAACTTTGAGGCGCGACTATTGCAACACTCCATGGAAGACAGTAGCTTCAATTGCTGGAATTTTTCTGCTTGTTCTCACTGTTATTCAGACAGTATTTTCTATCCTCCAAGTGGTACACTAG